The sequence ACCACGACCTTCATTTGAAGGCATAACACCGTCAACGATAAGGTAAGAACATGAACGGATGTGGTCGGCAATTACGCGCAAAGATTGGTTAGACAGATCGTCACAACCCACAACTTCAGCAGAGGCTTTGATCAGCGTTTGGAAAACGTCGATTTCATAGTTTGAATGCACGCCCTGCATGATGGCAGAGATACGTTCAATGCCCATACCTGTATCTACAGATGGTTTTGGCAGTGGTTCCATAGTGCCGTCAGCGTGACGGTTGAACTGCATGAACACGTTGTTCCAGATCTCAATGAAACGGTCGCCATCTTCTTCAGGAGTGCCCGGACGGCCGCCCCAGATGTGTTCACCGTGATCGTAGAAAATTTCTGTACAAGGACCACAAGGACCAGTATCACCCATAGTCCAGAAGTTATCAGACTCATAGGCTTTACCGCCTTTTTTATCACCAATGCGAACAATACGATCCGCTGGGATGCCCATCTCTTTGTTCCAGATATCAAAGGCTTCGTCATCGGTTTCATAAACCGTTACTAGCAGTTTTTCTTGTGGAAGTTGTAGAACTTCAGTCAAAAACTCCCAAGCAAAACCGATAGCATCATGCTTGAAGTAATCACCAAAAGAGAAGTTACCTAGCATTTCAAAAAAGGTATGGTGACGAGCAGTAAAACCAACGTTTTCTAAATCATTATGCTTACCACCAGCACGTACACAACGTTGCGCCGTAGTGGCACGAGTATAATTACGTTTCTCGGCTCCTAAGAAACAATCTTTAAACTGGTTCATACCTGCGTTAGTAAACAGCAAAGTAGGATCGTTGTGAGGTACAAGAGAAGAACTCTCTACTATCTGGTGCCCTTTACTCTCAAAGAACTTTAAAAAGGCACTACGAATCTCGGCGGTACTCATGTACATGTGGCTATTCCTGAAGTGTTCAAGTTAGATTTTTGCCACATTGTAAAACAAGCAAGAGAGAACGACTAGTTTTCTGTCTTAATTGACCACAAATGCCGATTATTTTGTAAAAAATCACGCTTATTGCCTTAAATTTAGCGGGCAAAATAAGAGTTATTTTCAATTAATTGCTAGAAAGTGATGCAGAAGAGAGTGCGTATTGGATCTGTTCAAGGCTAAACCCTAGAAATTGTAGCGAGCGTACCTGCCGAGCATATTCTTGACTATCCGCCGTTAAAGCATCATTCAAATGCTTCTCTACCGACAACTTAGCCAGTTCAAACCAATCTTGAGGCTCCTCTCGCAGCGCTTGGTTAATAACATCACTACCAACTCGCTTCGCTTGTAATTCTTGGCGAATACGATGCTCGCCATGGCCTTTACTTGCTTGTAGCTTTACTTGATCTTTTGCGTAGCGCAAATCATCCAAATAATGATGTTCATGACAAAAAACAATGGCTTCATCAATATCATTTAAACCAAAGCCTTTGTTGAGCAACTTTTGTTGCAACTCATAACGTCCATGATCACGAAGACTCAAAAAGCGTAATGCTTCTTTTTTAGCAGAATTATTTAGGGATCGAGAATACATACACACCTCGGAAAATTCAGTGCGAAAGAGAAAATGGATAAATTGGAAATAAGGCGGTAATTACTGAGCCTTAACAGTAAGGCTCAGTAATTAGGAGCATAATTGGGAAAGAGATTATTCGGCTTCGGTCGCTTCAGTTTCTTCTTCAGCAGTAGCCACTGTTAGAAGCATTTCACGAAGTTTAGCATCGATAGCCGTTGCTGCTTCTGGGTTTTCACGTAGGAATTTACCCGCGTTCGCTTTACCTTGACCAATCTTATCGCCATTGTAGCTATACCAAGCACCCGCTTTTTCGATTAGCTTATGCTTAACGCCTAAGTCGATCAGCTCACCTTCACGGTTAAAGCCTTGACCGTACATGATCTGGGTTTCAGCTTGCTTAAATGGTGCTGCAATTTTGTTTTTAACTACTTTAATGCGAGTTTCGTTACCCACAATCTCATCGCCATCTTTGATTGCGCCAGTACGACGAATATCTAGACGAACAGAAGCGTAAAACTTAAGTGCGTTACCACCAGTAGTAGTTTCTGGATTACCAAACATTACACCAATTTTCATACGAATTTGGTTAATGAAGATACACATACAGTTAGACTGTTTTAGGTTACCGGTTAGCTTACGCATTGCTTGAGAAAGCATACGTGCTTGCAGACCCATGTGGCTATCACCCATTTCGCCTTCAATTTCAGCTTTTGGTGTTAGTGCAGCAACAGAATCGACAACCAAGACGTCAATAGCACCAGAGCGTGCTAGAGCATCACAAATCTCAAGAGCTTGTTCACCAGTATCTGGTTGCGAAACTAATAGAGAATCGATATTTACGCCCAATTTTTGTGCGTAGATAGGGTCAAGAGCGTGCTCGGCATCGATGAATGCACAAGTTTTGCCTTCACGTTGCGCCGCGGCAATAAGCTCAAGAGTTAGAGTTGTTTTACCTGAAGATTCTGGGCCGTAAACTTCTACGATACGTCCCATAGGTAGGCCACCCGCACCCAGTGCGATATCTAATGCTAGTGAACCTGTAGAGATAGTTTCCACGTCCATGGTGCGGTTATCACCAAGGCGCATGATAGAGCCTTTACCGAATTGCTTTTCAATTTGACCAAGTGCCGCTGCGAGCGCTTTTTGTTTATTATCGTCCATTTTATGCTCCATGGAATAGGGTCTTTCTGTCTGATGAATCAATTATTACTGTTAATTCATACAGTGTCTAGATGAAAAAGCGTTTTTTTTAGCATTTAAGTGAAATTAGTTGGTTTCTATATGTTTTTCAATAAGTTGAAGAGCATGACAAACAGACTGATTTCTTACTTGCGTGCGATCACCCGTAAATAAACAGCGTTGTGCCTGTATAAGCTTGCTTCCTACTGCCAAGCCAAAACACACGGTGCCAACGGGCTTATCTTGTGTACCGCCACCGGGACCAGCAATGCCTGTGATAGAAACCGCAATTTGCGCTCTTGAATGTTGCACAGCGCCAAGTGCCATTTCTGCGGCGACCTCAGTACTTACTGCTCCAAATTGCTCAAGGGAGCATTCTTTCACAGCTAACATCTCAACTTTGGCTTCATTACTGTAAGTCACAAAAGCTCGGTCGAACCATTGCGAACTGCCAGCTATCTCAGTAACGGCTTGCGCTACGCCGCCGCCAGTGCAAGATTCTGCTGTTGCCATCATATAACCTTGTTTTTTGAGTAATTCCCCTACTCTAAGGCTCAATTTATCCAATGTTGTGTCAGACATTTGCTTAATTCACTTTACCACTCATTTAAGATTCATTTATCCTAAGCCCCTAGAGAATTAATGGAAAGCAACAGAAGCTATTATGTCGGTAAAATCTAAGCCAAAACACACTCCAATGATGCAGCAGTATCATAAGCTTAAAGCAGAGAATCCTGAGATCTTGCTTTTTTACCGCATGGGTGATTTCTATGAATTATTTTATGATGATGCCAAACGCGCCTCACAACTGTTAGATATCTCTTTGACCAAACGCGGCGCGTCTGCTGGCGAACCCATTCCGATGGCAGGCGTCCCTTTTCACGCGGTTGAAGGCTATCTCGCAAAACTGGTGCAATTGGGTGAGTCTGTCGCCATATGCGAGCAAATTGGCGACCCTGCGACTTCCAAAGGGCCAGTTGAGCGAAAGGTAGTGCGCATTATCACCCCCGGCACGGTCACCGATGAGGCCTTGTTGAGCGAGCGCGTAGATAACCTCATTGCGGCCATTTATCAGCACAACGGTAAATTTGGCTACGCCACTTTAGATATTACCTCTGGACGCTTCTTATTGAGCGAACCTGAAACAGAAGAAGCTATGCTTGCCGAGTTGCAACGCACTAGCCCAAAAGAGCTGTTATTCCCCGAAGAGTTTGTTCCAGTGCACATCATGGAAGGTCGTCATGGCAATCGCCGTAGACCAGAGTGGGAATTTGAACTGCAAACTGCCAAACAGCAGTTAAACATTCAATTTGGCACCAAAGATCTTATTGGTTTTGGCGTTGAAAAATCCGAAGTAGCGCTGTGTGCGGCAGGATGTTTAATCCAGTACGTTAAAGATACTCAGCGCACCGCTTTGCCACATATACGCTCTATTACTATCGAAAGACAAGACAACTCGGTTATTTTAGATGCCGCAACTCGCCGTAACTTGGAAATCACCACCAATTTAGCCGGTGGCGTGGATAACACTCTGGCAGAGGTTCTTGATCATACGGCAACAGCGATGGGTAGCCGCATGTTTAAGCGTTGGTTACATCAACCAACTCGTGAGTTGACCGTATTAAACAACCGCTTAGATTCCATTACTGAGCTAAAAGAACAGGCTTTGTATCCGGATCTAAATCAGATCCTAAAACAAATCGGCGATATTGAACGTATTGTCGCAAGGCTTGCATTGCGCTCAGCTAGACCAAGAGATCTGGCTCGCCTTCGCTCAGCCTTGCAAACACTTCCTGAATTAGAAGTGACCTTGCAAACCCTGCAAAACTCACACTTGCAAACTCTCGCCACAGACTCAAAGTCTATTGAAAGCTTGTGCGAACTGTTAGAGCGCGCCATTAAAGAAAATCCGCCAGTGGTCATTCGGGATGGTGGCGTATTAGCGGAAGGTTACAACGAAGAGTTAGATCAATGGCGCGATCTTGCCAATGGCGCAACCGAATACCTAGAAAAGCTAGAAGCGGATGAGCGTGAAAGACACGGCATTGATACTTTAAAAGTTGGCTACAACGCAGTACACGGCTTCTATATTCAAGTGAGTAAAGGGCAAAGCCATTTAGTTCCGCCGCATTACATTCGTCGCCAAACCTTAAAAAATGCTGAGCGCTATATTATCCCTGAGCTAAAGGAGCACGAAGATAAAGTCCTTAACTCAAAATCCAAAGCATTGGCCATCGAGAAAGGTTTATGGGAAGAGCTATTTGATCTGATATTGCCACATTTAAGCCAACTGCAATTACTGTCGGCTGCACTATCAGAAATGGATGTATTGCAAAACTTAGCAGAGCGAGCCGATACCTTAGAGTATTGCCGCCCAAGTATTCATGACAATATTGGGATTGCTATTACCAATGGCAGACACCCTGTTGTGGAACAAGTGTTAGAAGACCCATTTATTGCCAACCCAGTCGAGCTGAACCCGCAACGTAAAATGTTGATTATTACTGGTCCTAACATGGGAGGTAAATCGACCTATATGCGTCAAACCGCGTTAATTGCACTACTGGCACATATTGGCGCTTACGTTCCGGCACAATCGGCAGAAATTGGGCTTCTTGATCGCATCTTTACCCGTATTGGTGCTTCTGACGATCTGGCCTCTGGTCGTTCTACCTTTATGGTTGAGATGACAGAAACCGCCAATATTTTACACAATGCCACCAATCGCAGTTTAGTTCTGATGGATGAAATTGGGCGCGGCACCAGCACCTATGACGGCTTATCTTTAGCTTGGGCAAGTGCGGAGTGGCTAGCTATTCAAATTAGCGCGCTGACCTTATTTGCCACCCACTACTTTGAGCTTACTGAATTACCGGCTCAGCTACAGGGACTAGCAAACGTACACCTTGATGCGGTTGAACATGGCGATGATATTGCCTTTATGCATGCCGTCCAAGAAGGCGCCGCCAGTAAGTCTTATGGTTTGGCTGTTGCAGGACTTGCCGGCGTACCTAAAGCGGTGATCAAAAATGCACGCCAAAAGTTAAGCATACTGGAACAGCTCAGCACTCAGCCGCAAAGCAATGTCGCATCGACGGTCGAAGTGGCAAATCAACTCAGTTTGATCCCAGAACCTAGTGATGTAGAGTTGGCATTAGGCAATATTGATCCTGATGATCTTACGCCACGACAAGCGCTTGAAGAGCTGTATCGTTTGAAAAAAATGTTATAGCGCTTTGTACCAATCACACTAAGTAAGTGATTGGTATTATTCGACAAGCTATCTCTAGACTAGAAACACAAAAGAGCCTGACTTCTTACGAAATCAGGCTCTTCTTTTTCAATCGTTATGCTATTGCTTATTCGCTATCAATTATTCGCTATCAAAGTTAAATAGCGATTCCATGTTCAGACCTTGCTTCAATAGAATCTCTCTTAATCGGCGTAGACCTTCTACTTGGATCTGACGAACTCGCTCACGAGTCAGGCTAATTTCACGCCCTACTTCCTCTAGAGTCGATGGTTCGTAACCCAATAAGCCAAAACGACGTGCCAGCACTTCTTTTTGTTTCGGGTTCAGTTCATCTAACCAATCAATTAAAGAGTGTTTGATGTCATCATCTTGGGTAGAGACTTCAGGATCTGAGTTGTTGATATCTGGAATGATATCGAGCAATGCTTTATCGCCATCACCGCCAATTGGCGTATCTACTGAACTCACACGTTCGTTCAAACGCAGCATTTTGCTGACATCGTCTACCGGCTTATCCAGTTTCTGGGCGATTTCTTCTGCAGTCGGTTCGTGGTCTAGCTTTTGCGAAAGCTCACGAGCGGTACGCAGATAAATATTAAGCTCTTTAACTACGTGAATAGGCAGACG is a genomic window of Vibrio neonatus containing:
- the recX gene encoding recombination regulator RecX, translating into MYSRSLNNSAKKEALRFLSLRDHGRYELQQKLLNKGFGLNDIDEAIVFCHEHHYLDDLRYAKDQVKLQASKGHGEHRIRQELQAKRVGSDVINQALREEPQDWFELAKLSVEKHLNDALTADSQEYARQVRSLQFLGFSLEQIQYALSSASLSSN
- the recA gene encoding recombinase RecA, which translates into the protein MEHKMDDNKQKALAAALGQIEKQFGKGSIMRLGDNRTMDVETISTGSLALDIALGAGGLPMGRIVEVYGPESSGKTTLTLELIAAAQREGKTCAFIDAEHALDPIYAQKLGVNIDSLLVSQPDTGEQALEICDALARSGAIDVLVVDSVAALTPKAEIEGEMGDSHMGLQARMLSQAMRKLTGNLKQSNCMCIFINQIRMKIGVMFGNPETTTGGNALKFYASVRLDIRRTGAIKDGDEIVGNETRIKVVKNKIAAPFKQAETQIMYGQGFNREGELIDLGVKHKLIEKAGAWYSYNGDKIGQGKANAGKFLRENPEAATAIDAKLREMLLTVATAEEETEATEAE
- the pncC gene encoding nicotinamide-nucleotide amidase; protein product: MSDTTLDKLSLRVGELLKKQGYMMATAESCTGGGVAQAVTEIAGSSQWFDRAFVTYSNEAKVEMLAVKECSLEQFGAVSTEVAAEMALGAVQHSRAQIAVSITGIAGPGGGTQDKPVGTVCFGLAVGSKLIQAQRCLFTGDRTQVRNQSVCHALQLIEKHIETN
- the mutS gene encoding DNA mismatch repair protein MutS: MSVKSKPKHTPMMQQYHKLKAENPEILLFYRMGDFYELFYDDAKRASQLLDISLTKRGASAGEPIPMAGVPFHAVEGYLAKLVQLGESVAICEQIGDPATSKGPVERKVVRIITPGTVTDEALLSERVDNLIAAIYQHNGKFGYATLDITSGRFLLSEPETEEAMLAELQRTSPKELLFPEEFVPVHIMEGRHGNRRRPEWEFELQTAKQQLNIQFGTKDLIGFGVEKSEVALCAAGCLIQYVKDTQRTALPHIRSITIERQDNSVILDAATRRNLEITTNLAGGVDNTLAEVLDHTATAMGSRMFKRWLHQPTRELTVLNNRLDSITELKEQALYPDLNQILKQIGDIERIVARLALRSARPRDLARLRSALQTLPELEVTLQTLQNSHLQTLATDSKSIESLCELLERAIKENPPVVIRDGGVLAEGYNEELDQWRDLANGATEYLEKLEADERERHGIDTLKVGYNAVHGFYIQVSKGQSHLVPPHYIRRQTLKNAERYIIPELKEHEDKVLNSKSKALAIEKGLWEELFDLILPHLSQLQLLSAALSEMDVLQNLAERADTLEYCRPSIHDNIGIAITNGRHPVVEQVLEDPFIANPVELNPQRKMLIITGPNMGGKSTYMRQTALIALLAHIGAYVPAQSAEIGLLDRIFTRIGASDDLASGRSTFMVEMTETANILHNATNRSLVLMDEIGRGTSTYDGLSLAWASAEWLAIQISALTLFATHYFELTELPAQLQGLANVHLDAVEHGDDIAFMHAVQEGAASKSYGLAVAGLAGVPKAVIKNARQKLSILEQLSTQPQSNVASTVEVANQLSLIPEPSDVELALGNIDPDDLTPRQALEELYRLKKML
- the rpoS gene encoding RNA polymerase sigma factor RpoS; its protein translation is MSMDNTAAKVDDLVEDKANDELGAGIVEAVEQTLAKEEFDVSAKNLDATQLYLGEIGFSPLLTAEEEVLYARRSLRGDEAARKRMIESNLRLVVKISRRYSNRGLALLDLIEEGNLGLIRAVEKFDPERGFRFSTYATWWIRQTIERALMNQTRTIRLPIHVVKELNIYLRTARELSQKLDHEPTAEEIAQKLDKPVDDVSKMLRLNERVSSVDTPIGGDGDKALLDIIPDINNSDPEVSTQDDDIKHSLIDWLDELNPKQKEVLARRFGLLGYEPSTLEEVGREISLTRERVRQIQVEGLRRLREILLKQGLNMESLFNFDSE